One Qipengyuania aurantiaca genomic region harbors:
- the recN gene encoding DNA repair protein RecN has translation MLTRLAIRNIVLIEALDLDFGRGLGVLTGETGAGKSILLDSLGLVLGNRADSGLVRAGEPKASVSASFEFATLPDAIATALDDADIEIEDGEPLIIRRQLKADGGSKAFINDQPVGVALLREIAGALVELHGQHDDRGLVNPRGHRALLDRFAGAGTAKVEQAWTKWRATEDRLAEARDALEQAKLDQDLLLAHLAELTALEPQAGEEARLAETRADMQKGERLSGDLEELRHLWEGSDSPLASLRVAARKLDRIAPEHPLLAEALAALDRAVIEAGEAEEKLEAAAGALEHDPAALEAAETRLFELRALARKHRCEVDELPEVMRAMRSQLDSIEGGEAELDALEAAAEEAGNRYRAEAEALHATRVASAMRLDEAVARELAPLKLDAARFHTAVADLPEERWGPQGMDSVEFLIATNPGADFAPLNKIASGGELSRFILGLKVALAEQGGAATVIFDEIDRGVGGAVASAIGERLARLAADGQLLAVTHSPQVAARGRTHYMIAKSSDGTVTRTSVALLDEAGRQEEIARMLSGAEVTPEARAQADRLLEGV, from the coding sequence ATGCTGACCCGCCTCGCCATCCGCAACATCGTGCTGATCGAAGCGCTCGATCTCGACTTCGGGCGCGGGCTGGGCGTGCTGACGGGCGAGACGGGGGCGGGCAAGTCGATCCTGCTCGATTCGCTCGGCCTCGTGCTGGGCAATCGCGCCGACAGCGGCCTCGTCCGTGCGGGCGAGCCGAAGGCCAGCGTCTCCGCCAGCTTCGAGTTCGCCACACTGCCGGATGCGATCGCCACCGCGCTCGACGATGCCGATATCGAAATCGAGGATGGCGAGCCGCTTATCATCCGGCGCCAGCTGAAGGCGGACGGGGGCAGCAAGGCCTTCATCAACGACCAGCCCGTCGGCGTGGCGCTGCTGCGAGAGATTGCCGGTGCGCTGGTCGAACTCCACGGCCAGCATGACGATCGCGGTCTTGTGAACCCGCGTGGCCACCGCGCATTGCTCGACCGTTTTGCCGGGGCGGGCACCGCCAAGGTGGAGCAGGCGTGGACGAAGTGGCGCGCCACCGAGGACCGGCTGGCCGAAGCGCGCGACGCGCTGGAGCAGGCCAAGCTCGATCAGGACCTGCTGCTGGCGCATCTCGCCGAACTGACCGCGCTCGAACCGCAGGCGGGCGAAGAAGCGCGCCTCGCCGAAACGCGCGCCGACATGCAGAAGGGGGAGCGCCTGTCGGGCGATCTCGAGGAATTGCGGCATCTTTGGGAAGGTTCGGACTCGCCGCTCGCATCCCTGCGTGTTGCGGCGCGTAAGCTCGATCGGATCGCGCCCGAACATCCGTTGCTGGCCGAAGCGCTGGCCGCGCTCGACCGCGCCGTGATCGAGGCGGGCGAGGCGGAGGAAAAGCTGGAAGCCGCCGCCGGTGCGCTGGAGCACGATCCCGCCGCGCTGGAAGCCGCCGAGACCCGCCTGTTCGAATTGCGCGCGCTGGCTCGCAAGCACCGCTGTGAGGTCGACGAACTGCCCGAAGTCATGCGCGCCATGCGCAGCCAGCTCGATTCGATCGAGGGCGGCGAGGCGGAACTCGACGCGCTGGAAGCGGCGGCCGAGGAGGCGGGCAATCGCTATCGCGCCGAGGCCGAGGCGCTTCACGCCACGCGCGTCGCGTCCGCCATGCGGCTCGACGAAGCGGTGGCGCGCGAACTGGCGCCGCTCAAGCTTGACGCTGCGCGCTTCCACACAGCGGTGGCGGATCTGCCCGAAGAACGCTGGGGGCCGCAGGGCATGGACAGCGTCGAATTTCTCATCGCGACCAATCCGGGCGCGGACTTCGCTCCGCTCAACAAGATCGCCAGCGGCGGCGAATTGTCGCGCTTCATCCTCGGATTGAAGGTCGCTCTGGCCGAACAGGGCGGGGCGGCAACCGTGATCTTCGACGAGATCGACCGCGGCGTGGGCGGCGCGGTGGCGAGCGCTATCGGCGAACGCCTCGCGCGGCTGGCGGCGGACGGGCAATTGCTCGCCGTCACGCACAGCCCGCAAGTCGCCGCACGCGGGCGAACGCATTACATGATCGCCAAGAGCAGCGACGGCACGGTGACCCGCACCAGCGTGGCGCTGCTCGACGAGGCAGGGCGCCAGGAAGAGATCGCGCGAATGCTCTCGGGTGCGGAAGTCACGCCCGAGGCTCGGGCACAGGCGGACAGGC
- a CDS encoding TerC family protein has protein sequence MDLLFTDWLGTPVWFWGAFLAIVIVLTAFDLGVLHKEDKELGIGESLKLSAFYIGVALLFGAWVWLERGATAGIEYYTGFFIEKALSIDNVFVISLIFTYFAIPPKYQYRALLWGIMAVIVLRGLMIAGGAALLAEAYWVLYIFAAFLIVTGIKMFFAGDEPMDVGKNPVIRWISTHMRVTKELHAQHFFVKVPDSKTGKLVTAATPLFLALVVINLADLVFALDSVPAIFAITTDTFIVYTSNIFAILGLRALYFALAAMVHRFHYLKYALAAVLVFIGSKIFVTDFLLGGGKMPAWISLGVTFGLIAAGVLYSLWKTRGEEEQDWPAEPAEGASRPPV, from the coding sequence ATGGATTTGCTCTTCACCGACTGGCTCGGCACCCCTGTGTGGTTCTGGGGCGCCTTTCTCGCCATCGTCATCGTCCTCACCGCTTTCGACCTCGGCGTCCTGCACAAGGAAGACAAGGAGCTTGGGATCGGCGAGAGCCTGAAGCTTTCCGCCTTCTACATCGGCGTAGCGCTGCTTTTCGGCGCCTGGGTCTGGCTCGAACGCGGCGCAACCGCGGGGATAGAATATTACACCGGCTTCTTCATCGAAAAGGCGCTGTCGATCGACAACGTCTTCGTGATCAGCCTGATCTTCACCTATTTCGCCATCCCGCCCAAATACCAGTATCGCGCGCTGCTGTGGGGCATCATGGCGGTGATCGTCCTGCGCGGCCTGATGATCGCAGGCGGGGCGGCGCTGCTGGCGGAGGCCTATTGGGTCCTCTACATCTTCGCCGCCTTCCTGATCGTCACCGGGATCAAGATGTTCTTCGCCGGCGACGAGCCGATGGACGTAGGCAAGAACCCGGTGATCCGCTGGATCAGCACCCATATGCGCGTGACCAAGGAACTGCACGCGCAACATTTCTTCGTGAAGGTCCCGGACAGCAAGACCGGAAAGCTGGTGACCGCGGCGACCCCGCTCTTCCTCGCGCTGGTGGTGATCAACCTTGCCGACCTCGTTTTCGCGCTCGACAGCGTACCGGCGATCTTTGCGATCACCACGGACACCTTCATCGTCTACACCTCGAACATCTTTGCCATCCTTGGCCTGCGCGCGCTCTATTTCGCGCTCGCGGCGATGGTGCACCGCTTCCATTACCTGAAGTATGCGCTGGCCGCCGTGCTGGTGTTCATCGGAAGCAAGATCTTCGTAACCGACTTCCTGCTTGGCGGGGGCAAGATGCCGGCGTGGATCAGCCTCGGCGTGACCTTCGGCCTGATCGCCGCGGGCGTCCTCTACTCCCTGTGGAAGACGCGCGGGGAGGAAGAGCAGGATTGGCCCGCCGAACCCGCGGAGGGTGCCTCGCGCCCGCCTGTTTGA
- the nhaA gene encoding Na+/H+ antiporter NhaA, translated as MVQAITPLLKDFLQKESAGGIVLIFAALLALAVANSPLLAGYQDLLDTGVVVGIGSFVIDKPLLLWINDGLMAVFFFLVGLEVKREVLEGQLSSWDKASLPLIAAVGGMAIPALIFLSLNAGSPDTINGWAIPAATDIAFALGILSLLGPRVPVALKALLLAIAVIDDIGAIAIIALFYSGELDTGMLGAAGIVFVVMLAVGRARVQSTIPYVLLAILMWAFVLKSGVHATLAGVAAAMTVPLDAKSDHGPLETMEHALHPWVAFLVIPIFGFANAGVTLFGLSPADLIGPLPLGIALGLLVGKQIGIFGFAFAAVKLGLASLPPRVSWAQLHAMSLLAAIGFTMSLFIGNLAFADPAQIDAVKIGVLAGSTVAAVAGYLLLNRSLPRETAAESLD; from the coding sequence GTGGTCCAGGCCATTACACCGCTGCTGAAGGACTTCCTGCAGAAGGAATCCGCCGGCGGTATCGTCCTCATTTTCGCCGCGCTGCTGGCGCTTGCCGTCGCCAATTCGCCGCTGCTGGCGGGGTACCAGGACCTGCTCGATACCGGCGTGGTGGTCGGCATCGGCAGCTTCGTGATCGACAAGCCACTGCTGCTGTGGATCAACGACGGCTTGATGGCGGTGTTTTTCTTCCTCGTCGGGCTGGAGGTGAAGCGCGAGGTGCTGGAAGGCCAGCTGTCGAGCTGGGACAAGGCCTCCCTCCCGCTGATCGCGGCCGTGGGCGGCATGGCTATCCCGGCGCTGATTTTCCTTTCGCTCAACGCCGGATCACCCGACACGATCAACGGCTGGGCGATCCCTGCTGCGACCGACATCGCCTTTGCTCTCGGAATTCTCTCGCTGCTCGGTCCGCGCGTGCCGGTGGCCTTGAAGGCGCTTTTGCTCGCCATCGCCGTGATAGACGACATCGGCGCCATCGCCATCATCGCCCTGTTCTATTCGGGCGAGCTCGACACCGGCATGCTGGGTGCGGCGGGCATCGTTTTCGTGGTCATGCTGGCCGTGGGCAGGGCGCGCGTACAATCGACCATTCCCTATGTCCTGCTGGCGATCCTGATGTGGGCCTTCGTGCTCAAATCGGGGGTTCACGCGACGCTGGCCGGTGTGGCTGCCGCCATGACCGTGCCGCTCGACGCCAAGAGCGACCATGGCCCGCTGGAGACGATGGAGCACGCGCTCCATCCCTGGGTCGCCTTCCTCGTCATCCCGATCTTCGGCTTCGCCAATGCGGGCGTTACCCTGTTCGGCCTGTCACCCGCCGATCTGATCGGTCCGCTCCCGCTCGGTATCGCGCTTGGCCTGCTTGTCGGCAAGCAGATCGGCATCTTCGGCTTCGCCTTTGCCGCCGTGAAACTGGGTCTCGCGTCGCTGCCACCCAGAGTCAGCTGGGCGCAACTTCACGCTATGAGCCTGCTCGCGGCCATCGGTTTCACCATGAGCCTCTTCATCGGCAATCTCGCCTTCGCCGACCCTGCCCAAATCGACGCGGTAAAGATCGGCGTCCTCGCCGGATCGACGGTCGCGGCCGTCGCCGGATATCTCCTCCTCAACCGCTCGCTTCCGCGCGAAACGGCCGCTGAAAGCCTCGACTGA
- a CDS encoding DUF465 domain-containing protein, whose amino-acid sequence MKARTFTLTQIHQRIDERLRLELRKRRPDPAEISRLETMKLRAKRALNRLFARPNPA is encoded by the coding sequence ATGAAGGCCCGCACATTTACCCTGACCCAGATCCACCAGCGGATCGACGAGCGGCTGCGTCTGGAATTGCGCAAACGCAGGCCCGACCCGGCTGAAATCTCCCGCCTGGAGACGATGAAGCTGCGCGCGAAGCGTGCGTTGAACCGCCTCTTCGCCCGCCCGAACCCTGCCTGA
- a CDS encoding outer membrane protein assembly factor BamD → MTTKSRTSRILAVGALAVATALTAACGGGSNRPADTAYVARDVETLYAQAKEELDSGKPKLAAALFDEVERQHPYSPWARRAQLMSAFSYYVAGDYNKTTASAQRFLSIHPGNKDAPYAYYLIALSYYEQISDVQRDQKVTEQALTALREVNRRFPQTQYAADARLKIDLVQDHLAGKEMEIGRYYQRSGKWIAAQIRFQNVVDTYQTTSHAPEALYRLVESSLALGIKPEAVKYAAVLGANYPGNEWYEKAYELIEDHAEGVSAS, encoded by the coding sequence ATGACGACCAAATCGCGCACCAGCCGTATCCTTGCCGTCGGCGCTCTCGCCGTAGCCACCGCCCTCACCGCCGCTTGTGGTGGGGGCAGCAACCGGCCGGCGGATACCGCCTATGTCGCGCGCGATGTCGAAACGCTTTACGCGCAGGCCAAGGAAGAACTGGACAGCGGGAAGCCGAAACTGGCCGCCGCGCTGTTCGACGAGGTCGAGCGCCAGCATCCCTATTCGCCCTGGGCCCGCCGCGCGCAGCTCATGAGCGCTTTCAGCTATTATGTCGCGGGCGATTACAATAAGACCACGGCTTCGGCGCAGCGTTTCCTGTCGATCCATCCCGGTAATAAAGACGCGCCCTACGCCTATTACCTGATTGCGCTCAGCTATTACGAGCAGATCAGCGACGTTCAGCGCGACCAGAAGGTGACTGAGCAGGCGCTGACCGCGCTGCGCGAAGTGAATCGCCGTTTCCCGCAGACGCAGTACGCAGCCGATGCGCGGTTGAAGATCGACCTTGTGCAGGACCACTTGGCCGGCAAGGAAATGGAGATCGGTCGTTATTACCAGAGGTCCGGCAAGTGGATCGCCGCGCAGATCCGTTTCCAGAACGTGGTCGATACCTACCAGACCACCAGCCACGCTCCCGAAGCGCTCTACCGCCTCGTGGAAAGCAGCCTGGCGCTGGGCATCAAGCCCGAAGCGGTGAAATATGCCGCTGTCCTTGGCGCCAACTATCCCGGCAACGAATGGTACGAGAAGGCCTACGAGCTGATCGAAGACCATGCCGAGGGTGTTTCGGCGAGCTGA
- the proB gene encoding glutamate 5-kinase: MTQKRNIVVKIGSALLANQELLTPRYGFLQRLLEDVATLRAEGHNVILCSSGSVALGLRIIGETPESAGISDKQAAAACGMPLLLNAYKQVGHEFGFEIAQVLLTLGDFEDHRRFLNTRNTVARLLEAGVMPIVNENDTITTEEIRVGDNDRLAAKVSQMVGATDFIILTGVDGLYDRNPDDPDAVFIPEVTDVGPYMDATKGKSTLGTGGMETKLQAANMAQEAGVTTWIAQGEVDRPLTTVLDGSRRATKILPHPNPLSGWDSWIANRLQMAGSLVVTEAVADALANSDRPIRRADIVSMDGDFTRGDVLHIYDSKGIERARGLSDFTSEEIRVMTHNPDTDAEQLLGYKTRGEIVRSNNLVMLETRHLLWDAPEGIGEG, translated from the coding sequence ATGACCCAGAAACGTAATATTGTTGTCAAGATTGGCTCGGCGCTCCTCGCAAATCAGGAACTGCTGACCCCCCGCTATGGTTTCCTGCAGCGTCTGCTGGAGGATGTGGCCACCCTTCGCGCAGAAGGGCACAACGTCATCCTCTGCTCTTCCGGCTCGGTTGCGCTCGGCCTTCGCATTATCGGTGAGACGCCCGAAAGCGCGGGCATTTCGGACAAACAGGCGGCCGCCGCCTGCGGTATGCCGTTGCTCCTCAACGCCTATAAGCAGGTTGGCCACGAATTCGGTTTCGAGATCGCGCAGGTCCTGCTGACGCTCGGCGATTTCGAGGACCACCGCCGCTTTCTCAACACCCGCAACACGGTTGCAAGGCTGCTGGAGGCAGGCGTCATGCCGATCGTGAACGAGAACGACACGATCACCACCGAGGAAATCCGCGTCGGCGACAACGACCGCCTGGCTGCCAAAGTCTCGCAAATGGTCGGAGCGACCGATTTCATCATCCTCACCGGGGTGGACGGTCTCTACGACCGCAATCCCGACGATCCCGACGCTGTCTTCATTCCCGAGGTCACCGATGTCGGTCCTTACATGGACGCGACCAAGGGCAAGAGCACGCTGGGTACCGGGGGAATGGAAACCAAGCTCCAGGCCGCCAATATGGCGCAGGAAGCCGGCGTCACGACCTGGATCGCGCAAGGGGAGGTCGACCGGCCGCTCACCACCGTTCTCGACGGCAGCCGCCGCGCCACCAAGATCCTTCCGCATCCCAATCCGCTCTCGGGGTGGGACAGCTGGATCGCCAACCGGCTGCAGATGGCAGGCAGTCTTGTTGTGACCGAAGCCGTGGCCGACGCGCTGGCAAACAGCGACCGGCCCATCCGGCGGGCGGATATCGTCTCGATGGACGGCGACTTCACGCGCGGGGACGTGCTGCACATCTACGACAGCAAGGGTATCGAGCGCGCGCGCGGCCTTTCCGATTTTACCTCGGAGGAAATCCGCGTGATGACGCATAATCCCGATACCGATGCGGAGCAGCTTCTCGGCTACAAGACACGCGGCGAGATCGTTCGCAGCAACAACCTCGTGATGCTGGAAACGCGGCATCTGTTGTGGGATGCGCCCGAGGGTATCGGCGAGGGGTAA
- a CDS encoding pyrroline-5-carboxylate reductase family protein → MVGCGKMGSALLSQWVSGPEAITVVDPMASDLPEKVTLVRDGSEIAGQRFDCIVAAVKPQMFDDVMPGYADSLAEGGYVISIAAGYSAARLSKLMGDKPVVRVMPNLPAAVGRGVSGVVAGPHASDAHMAHAVEFMERAGTVVTVDSEEKLDRVTAVAGSGPGYVFEIARAYAEAAMAQGFSEQEAREMVLGTIGGAIAMASEPGAPSLEELRNSVTSKGGTTAAGLNALNGDNGLTDRMRATLQACYDRAVELR, encoded by the coding sequence ATTGTCGGATGCGGAAAAATGGGTTCCGCTTTACTTTCCCAGTGGGTCTCCGGCCCCGAGGCAATCACCGTGGTCGACCCCATGGCCAGTGACCTGCCTGAAAAAGTCACACTGGTCCGCGATGGTTCCGAAATTGCAGGCCAGCGCTTCGATTGCATCGTCGCGGCCGTGAAGCCGCAGATGTTCGACGACGTGATGCCCGGATATGCCGACAGCCTTGCCGAGGGCGGATATGTCATCTCGATTGCCGCCGGATACTCCGCCGCGCGCCTGTCGAAACTGATGGGCGATAAGCCTGTCGTTCGCGTGATGCCGAACCTCCCCGCCGCAGTCGGCCGCGGAGTAAGCGGCGTTGTTGCCGGTCCACATGCCAGTGACGCCCACATGGCACACGCGGTCGAATTCATGGAGCGCGCAGGCACGGTCGTCACCGTTGATAGCGAGGAGAAGCTGGACCGCGTGACCGCAGTTGCAGGCTCCGGTCCAGGCTATGTTTTCGAAATCGCCCGTGCCTATGCCGAAGCGGCGATGGCGCAAGGATTTAGCGAGCAAGAGGCGCGCGAAATGGTGCTCGGCACCATCGGCGGTGCCATCGCCATGGCCAGCGAGCCGGGTGCCCCCAGCCTCGAGGAACTTCGCAATTCCGTAACCAGCAAGGGCGGCACCACCGCCGCCGGCCTCAACGCGCTGAACGGCGACAATGGCCTTACCGATCGCATGCGTGCTACACTGCAGGCCTGCTACGACCGGGCGGTAGAGCTGCGCTGA
- a CDS encoding glutamate-5-semialdehyde dehydrogenase, protein MTDQTLDPQIHITTLGQNARKAAQGLLSASTDAKNTALREAAKALRDATPELLEANAEDVKSVEGKKPDSFIDRLRLNEDRIEGMAGALEEIAELPDPVGRSLASFDRPNGLKIERVAVPIGVIGMIYESRPNVGADASALCLKSGNAVILRGGSESRHSTRVIVECMRKGLTAAGLPEDAVQTVGTTDRAAVAALLKADEYVDLVIPRGGRGLVELVRDQASVPTLLHLDGNCHSYVHEAADLDKAAEVIRNAKLRRTGVCGATESIVVDRAVAKDFVPRLTAIMGGDCELRGDEEAVAIDSSITPATEADWNTEYLDPIASVKVVDGLDQAIEWVSEHSSHHTDAIMTEDDDAARRFMTSIDSAIVMRNASTQFADGGEFGMGAEIGIATGKMHARGPVGLEQLCSFKYLVHGNGQTRP, encoded by the coding sequence ATGACCGACCAGACTTTAGACCCGCAGATCCACATCACCACCCTCGGCCAGAACGCCCGCAAGGCCGCGCAAGGCCTGCTTTCCGCCAGCACCGATGCCAAGAACACGGCCTTGCGCGAAGCTGCCAAGGCGCTGCGTGATGCGACGCCCGAACTGCTCGAAGCGAATGCGGAAGACGTGAAAAGCGTTGAAGGCAAAAAGCCCGACAGCTTCATCGACCGCCTGCGTCTTAACGAAGACCGCATCGAAGGCATGGCGGGCGCGCTGGAAGAAATCGCCGAACTGCCCGATCCCGTGGGCCGCAGCCTCGCGAGCTTCGACCGCCCCAACGGCCTCAAGATCGAGCGCGTCGCCGTGCCCATTGGCGTAATCGGCATGATCTACGAAAGCCGCCCCAATGTCGGCGCCGACGCCAGCGCGCTGTGCCTCAAGAGCGGTAACGCCGTTATCCTTCGCGGCGGCAGCGAAAGCCGCCATTCGACCCGCGTGATCGTGGAGTGCATGCGCAAGGGTCTCACTGCAGCCGGTCTGCCCGAAGACGCCGTCCAGACCGTCGGCACGACCGACCGCGCTGCCGTTGCCGCGCTGCTCAAGGCTGACGAATATGTCGACCTCGTCATCCCGCGCGGTGGCCGCGGCCTCGTCGAGCTAGTCCGCGACCAGGCGAGCGTCCCCACTCTTCTCCACCTCGACGGCAACTGCCACAGCTACGTCCACGAGGCGGCCGATCTCGACAAGGCGGCCGAAGTCATCCGCAACGCCAAGCTGCGCCGCACCGGCGTCTGCGGCGCGACCGAAAGCATCGTGGTCGACCGCGCAGTGGCGAAGGACTTCGTCCCCCGCCTCACCGCCATCATGGGCGGCGATTGCGAATTGCGCGGCGACGAGGAAGCCGTCGCCATCGACAGCAGCATCACGCCTGCCACCGAGGCCGACTGGAACACCGAGTATCTCGACCCCATCGCATCGGTGAAGGTCGTCGATGGCCTCGACCAGGCGATCGAGTGGGTGAGCGAGCACTCCTCGCACCATACCGACGCGATCATGACCGAAGACGACGACGCCGCCCGTCGCTTCATGACCTCGATCGATAGCGCCATCGTCATGCGCAACGCCAGCACGCAGTTCGCGGATGGCGGCGAGTTCGGCATGGGCGCGGAAATCGGCATCGCCACCGGTAAGATGCACGCCCGCGGCCCCGTCGGCCTCGAACAGCTGTGCAGCTTCAAATACCTCGTCCACGGCAATGGACAGACTAGGCCGTAA
- a CDS encoding UvrD-helicase domain-containing protein translates to MVKYVVIGLNAVENFIQDRFAQSVEFDEGKALLAFLRGEVGNVKIGSEYLIFEKDGGVFIDSVAGNLSEKFLVIDLEQSQILAQADNDSLFSFQKLLRFAKKLWSGLSLTYSERMIPGSSKAILFPYRYKPQPYRIVIEREPWSDRLLKREQGGNWLLAYKAGHESGDANREEAELTNFRKAFENISFAKREFLEIVSLQTGRPKSSSGMAILNLEDRGQFQGSLHRRYEDWIPLLTAKQSEFVSTPFDQPARIEGAAGTGKTLSLILKVIHALRAADAAKREFHAVFVTHSDATRLAIEEVASVVDKDGFSSRDRAVDQQSLKICTLSELCNTVLRTSISESELIDRDAMESKETQLLYISEAFDAVMRDSFDSHSRFLSQDFAKGLKDRDAWKTVEMLQHEISVLIKGRAGENLDTYKKLPSLSYGLDQKNDADKGFVFTVFRKYQEFLRDAGQFDTDDVVLSAIGQLDTPIWRRRRLRDGYDAVLIDETHLFNINELHMFHYFTREEGPYPIAYSVDRSQAVGDRGWNTKEIDYSISPADSSAGTYSARIETVFRSSPEIVNLAFSIVSSGATLFTNFDNPLVNAASGFTEEEERLARDPAYIEVPNEGALIDAAFERAEILHKELGCPRSDILIVSLDGNLVKELSDKAADSNKPYVLLERRGDQKLIETARATGRLVIGHADYVGGLEFAAVILVGVDDGRVPPVDHANDLSSKNFLTYVSHNRLYVAVSRAKYRVEFLGEQARGPSKIIEPAIKAGLISMD, encoded by the coding sequence ATGGTTAAGTACGTTGTCATAGGCCTCAACGCAGTTGAGAATTTCATTCAGGATAGATTCGCACAATCAGTCGAGTTCGATGAGGGAAAGGCGTTGCTGGCATTCCTCCGTGGAGAGGTCGGCAACGTAAAAATTGGGTCTGAGTATCTCATATTTGAGAAAGATGGCGGCGTATTCATTGACTCGGTAGCAGGCAATCTATCCGAAAAATTTCTCGTAATTGATTTAGAACAGTCTCAAATACTGGCTCAAGCAGATAATGATAGCCTATTTAGTTTTCAAAAGCTTTTGCGTTTCGCTAAAAAGCTTTGGAGTGGTCTTAGTTTGACCTATTCAGAACGCATGATTCCAGGGTCTAGTAAGGCGATCCTGTTCCCATATCGGTACAAGCCGCAACCTTATCGGATCGTGATTGAGCGCGAACCTTGGTCAGATCGCCTCCTAAAGCGGGAGCAAGGTGGTAATTGGTTACTAGCTTACAAGGCTGGCCACGAGAGTGGAGATGCAAATCGCGAAGAGGCTGAACTGACTAATTTTAGAAAGGCCTTTGAGAATATTTCGTTTGCAAAAAGAGAGTTTCTTGAAATTGTCTCTCTGCAAACTGGTAGGCCTAAGTCGTCCTCAGGGATGGCTATTCTTAACCTAGAAGATCGTGGCCAATTTCAGGGAAGCCTGCACCGACGGTATGAAGATTGGATACCTCTTCTAACGGCCAAACAATCGGAATTTGTTTCTACACCGTTCGATCAACCCGCACGTATTGAAGGTGCCGCAGGTACGGGGAAAACGCTCAGTCTCATTCTAAAAGTTATTCATGCCCTCAGAGCTGCTGATGCCGCAAAGCGCGAATTCCATGCGGTTTTTGTAACACATTCAGATGCTACTCGCTTGGCGATCGAAGAAGTCGCTTCTGTAGTCGACAAGGACGGTTTTAGCTCACGGGATCGTGCAGTAGACCAACAAAGTTTGAAAATTTGTACGCTAAGTGAGCTATGCAATACCGTTTTGCGAACTAGCATATCGGAAAGTGAACTTATTGACCGGGATGCAATGGAGTCCAAAGAGACACAACTGCTTTATATCAGTGAAGCGTTTGACGCTGTCATGCGAGATTCCTTTGATAGTCATTCTCGGTTTTTAAGCCAAGACTTTGCAAAAGGCCTTAAGGACCGCGATGCATGGAAAACGGTTGAAATGCTGCAGCATGAAATATCCGTTCTCATAAAGGGGCGAGCGGGCGAGAATTTGGATACTTACAAGAAGCTTCCCTCTCTGTCGTATGGTCTTGATCAGAAAAATGACGCCGACAAAGGTTTCGTTTTCACCGTTTTTCGCAAGTATCAAGAATTCCTTAGAGATGCTGGTCAATTTGACACAGACGATGTTGTGTTATCAGCTATTGGGCAACTCGATACACCTATTTGGCGGCGACGTCGTTTGCGAGATGGGTATGATGCCGTGTTGATCGATGAGACTCATTTGTTCAATATCAATGAACTACATATGTTTCACTATTTTACTCGCGAAGAAGGTCCTTATCCCATCGCTTATTCGGTCGACCGATCGCAGGCAGTTGGCGATCGCGGTTGGAATACTAAGGAAATTGACTATTCGATTTCACCTGCAGATTCATCGGCTGGAACCTACAGTGCCCGGATTGAAACTGTATTCCGATCTTCACCAGAAATTGTGAACCTTGCCTTTTCTATCGTCAGCTCTGGTGCAACGCTTTTCACCAATTTCGACAATCCACTAGTGAATGCTGCATCAGGCTTCACTGAGGAGGAAGAAAGGCTTGCCCGCGATCCCGCATATATTGAGGTGCCAAATGAGGGGGCACTAATTGATGCCGCCTTCGAGCGTGCCGAAATTTTGCACAAAGAACTAGGATGCCCTAGAAGTGATATTCTTATTGTCTCACTAGACGGAAATCTCGTCAAAGAGCTTAGTGACAAAGCAGCCGATTCGAATAAGCCATATGTCCTCCTTGAAAGGCGTGGTGACCAAAAGCTGATAGAGACAGCTAGGGCTACGGGTCGCTTGGTAATCGGCCATGCTGATTATGTAGGTGGTTTAGAATTCGCTGCCGTAATCTTAGTCGGAGTTGACGACGGACGAGTCCCGCCCGTTGATCACGCTAACGACCTGAGTAGTAAGAACTTCCTGACCTACGTATCGCATAACAGACTTTATGTGGCTGTCAGCCGGGCCAAGTATCGAGTTGAGTTTCTAGGGGAGCAGGCTCGTGGCCCGAGCAAAATTATTGAACCAGCTATAAAAGCAGGTCTAATTTCTATGGACTGA